The proteins below come from a single Arthrobacter crystallopoietes genomic window:
- the tal gene encoding transaldolase, with protein sequence MSNKNTQALSDAGVSIWLDDLSRELITSGSLKALIAEKNVVGVTTNPSIFAAALKNGESYASQVEELAIEGADVDAAVFAITTDDVSEACDVFSGLSRATGGVDGRVSIEVDPRLSRDAAGTIAEAKKLHAKVNRSNVHIKIPATVEGLEAITATLAEGISVNVTLIFSLERYREVINAFMLGLEQAKENGHKLSHIHSVASFFVSRVDTEIDKRLNAVGTDEAKALKGKAGIANARLAYQIYEEQFSSERWQILAEAGAKPQRPLWASTGVKDPSYPDTMYVTELVANGVVNTMPEKTLEAMVDHGEVTGDTVSATYADANKVLDAVDAQGISYKEVVEQLEEEGLDKFVVSWNELLGTVRTALDDAGQD encoded by the coding sequence ATGTCAAACAAGAACACCCAGGCCCTCTCCGATGCCGGAGTCTCGATCTGGCTTGATGACCTGTCCCGCGAGCTGATCACCTCAGGCTCGCTCAAGGCTCTGATCGCGGAGAAGAACGTCGTCGGCGTGACGACCAATCCGTCCATCTTCGCCGCCGCGCTTAAGAACGGGGAGTCCTATGCTTCACAGGTAGAAGAACTCGCTATCGAAGGTGCGGACGTCGATGCGGCGGTCTTCGCGATCACGACGGACGACGTATCGGAAGCTTGCGACGTTTTCTCGGGGCTCTCGCGGGCCACCGGAGGTGTTGACGGCCGTGTGTCCATCGAAGTGGATCCCCGTCTTTCCCGCGATGCCGCAGGAACGATTGCGGAAGCCAAGAAGCTTCACGCCAAGGTCAACCGCAGCAACGTGCACATTAAGATTCCCGCTACCGTGGAGGGTCTCGAAGCCATCACCGCCACGCTCGCGGAAGGCATCAGCGTTAACGTCACGCTGATCTTCTCCCTGGAGCGCTACCGCGAAGTCATCAACGCCTTCATGCTCGGGCTGGAGCAGGCCAAGGAAAACGGCCACAAGCTCTCGCACATCCACTCGGTTGCTTCCTTCTTCGTGTCCCGGGTGGACACCGAGATTGACAAGCGTCTGAATGCGGTCGGAACGGACGAGGCGAAAGCACTCAAGGGCAAGGCCGGCATCGCGAATGCGCGGCTGGCCTACCAGATCTACGAAGAGCAGTTCAGCAGCGAACGCTGGCAGATCCTGGCCGAGGCCGGAGCGAAGCCGCAGCGTCCCCTTTGGGCGTCCACTGGTGTCAAGGACCCGTCGTACCCGGACACAATGTATGTGACTGAGCTCGTAGCCAATGGCGTTGTCAACACCATGCCGGAGAAGACACTCGAAGCAATGGTTGACCACGGTGAAGTCACCGGGGATACCGTTTCCGCGACCTACGCCGATGCCAACAAGGTCCTCGATGCAGTGGATGCCCAAGGCATCTCCTATAAGGAAGTTGTTGAGCAGCTCGAGGAAGAGGGCCTGGATAAGTTTGTAGTCAGCTGGAATGAGCTGCTGGGAACCGTCCGCACCGCCCTGGACGACGCGGGACAGGACTAA
- the tkt gene encoding transketolase, whose product MPHTEELSWTDLDQRAVDTVRVLAADAVEKVGNGHPGTAMSLAPAAYLIFQKMMRHDPADPAWVGRDRFILSPGHTSLTLYIQLFLSGYGLEIEDLRRLRTWDSLTPGHPEFGHTAGVEITTGPLGQGLASAVGFAYAQRRTRGLYDADAAVGESPFDHTIWVIASDGDLQEGVTAEASSLAGHQELGNLVVLYDENHISIEDDTDISFTEDVLKRYEAYGWHTQRVDWTKTGDYKEDIEELYNALKAAKAETTKPSIISLRTIIGWPAPKKQNTGKIHGSALGAEEVAAVKEVLGFDPEQRFEIAADVLDHARQVAARGKEARAEWEKSYQDWRQANADAAALLDRVQKYELPQGWEEALPEFETGKDVSTRAASGKVLNAIGPVLPELWGGSADLAESNNTTIEGSPSFVPASKQTDAWSGNPYGRVLHFGIREHAAAAIVNGIVLGSKTRAFSGTFLIFSDYQRPAIRLGALMGVPSIYVWTHDSIGLGEDGPTHQPVEQLASLRAIPGLDVVRPADANEVAQAWKTILENHEHPAGIVLTRQNLPVFDRGEGGFATADNVAKGAYVLAEAQAEGSDVQPQVILLATGSEVQLAVEAREALQADGVATRVVSVPCVEWFDKQDQTYRESVLPTEVKARVSVEAGIAQSWHRLVGDAGRSVSLEHYGASADYKTLFREFGITAEAVVAAARESLAQATAS is encoded by the coding sequence GTGCCACATACGGAAGAACTGTCCTGGACAGACCTGGACCAGCGCGCGGTAGATACCGTACGCGTACTGGCGGCCGACGCCGTGGAAAAGGTCGGCAACGGCCACCCCGGTACCGCAATGAGTCTGGCCCCGGCCGCATATTTGATCTTCCAGAAGATGATGCGCCACGATCCGGCCGATCCGGCCTGGGTAGGCCGCGACCGCTTCATCCTCTCCCCCGGGCACACGTCGCTGACGCTCTACATCCAGCTCTTCCTCTCCGGGTACGGCCTGGAAATTGAGGACCTGCGCCGGCTCCGGACGTGGGACTCGCTGACTCCGGGACACCCCGAGTTCGGCCACACTGCCGGCGTGGAGATCACCACCGGCCCACTGGGCCAGGGCCTGGCGTCCGCGGTGGGCTTCGCCTACGCGCAGCGCCGGACCCGTGGTCTTTACGACGCTGATGCTGCCGTCGGCGAAAGCCCGTTCGACCACACCATCTGGGTCATCGCCTCCGACGGCGACCTGCAGGAAGGCGTGACGGCAGAAGCTTCTTCGCTGGCAGGGCACCAGGAACTGGGCAACCTCGTGGTGCTCTACGACGAGAACCACATCTCCATCGAAGACGACACCGACATTTCGTTCACGGAAGACGTGCTCAAGCGCTACGAGGCCTATGGCTGGCATACCCAGCGTGTGGACTGGACCAAGACGGGCGATTACAAAGAGGACATCGAGGAACTGTACAACGCCCTCAAAGCCGCGAAGGCCGAAACCACCAAGCCTTCCATCATTTCGCTTCGGACCATCATCGGCTGGCCGGCACCGAAGAAGCAGAACACCGGCAAGATCCACGGCTCGGCTCTCGGCGCGGAAGAAGTTGCCGCGGTGAAGGAAGTTCTCGGCTTCGACCCCGAGCAGCGCTTCGAGATCGCCGCCGACGTGCTGGACCATGCACGGCAGGTTGCTGCCCGTGGCAAGGAAGCGCGGGCCGAATGGGAGAAAAGCTACCAGGACTGGCGCCAGGCCAACGCGGACGCCGCCGCGCTGCTGGACCGGGTCCAGAAGTACGAACTTCCGCAAGGCTGGGAAGAAGCCCTGCCGGAGTTCGAAACGGGTAAGGACGTCTCCACCCGCGCCGCCTCGGGCAAGGTGCTCAATGCCATCGGCCCGGTGCTGCCGGAACTGTGGGGAGGCTCCGCCGACCTGGCTGAGTCCAACAACACCACCATCGAAGGCTCCCCGTCATTCGTGCCGGCCAGCAAGCAGACCGATGCCTGGTCGGGCAATCCGTATGGCCGCGTCCTGCACTTCGGTATCCGCGAACACGCGGCCGCTGCCATCGTCAACGGGATCGTGCTCGGTTCCAAGACGCGCGCCTTCTCCGGAACATTCCTGATCTTCAGCGACTACCAGCGTCCGGCCATCCGGCTTGGCGCGCTGATGGGTGTGCCCTCGATCTATGTCTGGACCCACGACTCCATCGGCCTGGGCGAGGATGGGCCCACGCACCAGCCGGTGGAGCAGTTGGCGAGCCTTCGCGCGATCCCGGGTCTCGACGTCGTCCGACCTGCTGACGCGAACGAGGTAGCGCAGGCTTGGAAGACGATTCTGGAAAACCATGAGCACCCTGCCGGCATCGTGCTGACCCGCCAGAACCTGCCGGTCTTCGACCGCGGCGAGGGCGGATTCGCTACTGCCGACAATGTTGCCAAAGGCGCCTACGTCCTGGCCGAAGCCCAGGCCGAAGGATCCGACGTGCAGCCGCAGGTCATCCTGCTGGCTACCGGTTCCGAGGTCCAGCTGGCGGTCGAGGCCCGCGAGGCGCTGCAGGCCGACGGCGTTGCTACCCGGGTAGTCTCCGTTCCCTGTGTGGAATGGTTCGACAAGCAGGACCAGACGTACCGTGAGTCCGTGCTGCCTACCGAGGTCAAGGCACGCGTTTCCGTCGAGGCGGGAATCGCTCAAAGCTGGCACCGCCTGGTGGGCGACGCCGGACGTTCGGTCAGCCTTGAGCACTACGGCGCTTCTGCCGACTACAAGACGCTGTTCCGCGAATTCGGTATCACCGCCGAGGCCGTTGTGGCCGCTGCCCGTGAGTCGCTCGCCCAAGCCACTGCTTCCTAA
- a CDS encoding heme o synthase: MKIQSAPEQVADAPVKTGFGRKAKAYVSLTKPRVMELLLVTTLPTMIFAQGGFPDVWLMAATMIGGALAAGSAGSFNCYIDRDMDKLMQRTENRPLVTGEVTPREALVFSWILGIVAVVLLWFGANPLAGMLGVGAIFFYVVIYTLILKRRTAQNIVWGGAAGCFPVLIAWAAVTNTVAWPAVILFMVIFLWTPPHYWPLSMKYSDDYNAANVPMLGAIASARQVSVQVVLYAWATLACSLLLAPVGGAGWVYTIAALLGGGWFVYESHRLYSLAKRGTETVETTNKSAMRVFHGSISYLTVLFLALAVDPFVGGPVFAAL; the protein is encoded by the coding sequence TTGAAGATCCAGAGCGCTCCGGAACAGGTAGCTGACGCACCCGTAAAGACCGGTTTCGGACGCAAGGCCAAGGCCTACGTATCGCTCACGAAGCCTCGTGTCATGGAACTGCTGCTGGTCACGACGCTGCCCACGATGATCTTCGCGCAGGGCGGCTTCCCGGATGTCTGGCTGATGGCGGCCACTATGATCGGCGGAGCCCTGGCAGCCGGATCGGCCGGATCCTTCAACTGCTATATCGACCGGGACATGGACAAGCTCATGCAGCGGACCGAGAACCGGCCGCTGGTGACCGGCGAGGTGACCCCGCGCGAGGCGTTGGTATTCTCCTGGATCCTTGGCATCGTGGCCGTGGTGCTGCTGTGGTTCGGGGCCAATCCGCTGGCGGGCATGCTCGGGGTCGGCGCCATTTTCTTCTACGTGGTCATCTACACGCTGATTCTCAAGCGCCGCACCGCGCAGAACATTGTCTGGGGCGGCGCGGCTGGCTGCTTCCCGGTATTGATCGCTTGGGCCGCGGTGACCAACACCGTTGCTTGGCCTGCGGTGATCCTCTTCATGGTGATCTTCCTCTGGACCCCGCCGCACTACTGGCCGCTGTCGATGAAGTACAGCGACGACTACAACGCCGCCAACGTCCCGATGCTCGGCGCCATCGCCAGCGCCCGCCAGGTATCCGTCCAGGTGGTTCTCTACGCCTGGGCCACGCTCGCCTGCTCTTTGCTGCTGGCTCCGGTAGGCGGCGCCGGTTGGGTGTATACCATCGCCGCGCTGCTCGGCGGCGGCTGGTTTGTCTACGAATCCCACCGGCTGTACAGCCTCGCCAAGCGGGGGACCGAGACGGTGGAGACCACCAACAAGTCCGCCATGCGGGTCTTCCATGGCTCCATCAGCTATCTGACGGTACTGTTCCTGGCCCTCGCAGTGGATCCGTTTGTGGGCGGCCCCGTCTTCGCCGCGCTCTAG